In Cryptomeria japonica chromosome 1, Sugi_1.0, whole genome shotgun sequence, the sequence TAGATGCAACTCGTTCTATCTTAAATAATAATCTTTAGCTATTAATTAACAAAATaaagttatttgatttttttaaaaataattatataatgaaatatgtaataaataatttatataaatattaaataaatttgtaaaaaataaaataaaataaatattatcaaaataaaatagttttaaggattatataaaataataataataaaataaaaatatacaaataatatattaaaaaagatattataatagtataaatatcttaaatatatcGATTTAAAATACGGTCTTATGTCTATCTAATCTCTCAAAATATTATGACATATGTCTTAAATAAATGATTGATTTATTTGAATATAAGTTAAAGAATAATTatgataaaaaattatatttatataattttattgtTTTCCCTACAAAACAATTATTTTCTTTAATCTACTAATTTCTTTTTAAATATCTTCACTCTAAGGTTACTGTTTCTCTCTCAAAGAGTGTTGGGTTGTCAAAGTTTGCTACTTCAACACCAACACTAATGGCCAATAGTGAGAAGTTGTTTAAAATCCTGATTCTTgattcttttcttttgtattaATCAGCTTGGCTGAAGAACTCACTTATTGGAAGATTTTGTGGCAATATCTCCAATATCAACACTATCATAAGATGGGTCTCTCGAGTTTGGAAGCTGAAAGGTCAAGTTAAGGTGACCACTTGGTTGAATTAATGCTTTCtcagttctaagagatttccacaatccatcatataaacCAGAGTGCAtaatctagatttgattgtgtgtaagatttttgcatcaacatttcagatcacactccatgatccatcattaggattttttgactctcttcatcttgatgatggatcacaaagtgtgatccaaaatattgatgcaaaaatcttacacataatcaaatccagaaactgcaCTCTTGTTTAATGCTTTCtattttccttttcaaattttgagGAATTTTCTAAGATTCTTGGTGGGGGTCCTTGGTTCTTGAGTCAAAATGGCCTTTGTATTTCTAAGTGGTCTTCAGGTATTAATGCCCTCAACAACTTTAAATTTTCTATCTAGATTTGTTTATTGGGTTTGCCTTTGGAATACTGGAGTGAAAAAACACTTATGGCCATTGCCAAGTTTTCTGGGCAATTTCATATTATTGACCCAATTACAAAATCCATGAAGCAtatagtttatgctagattttgtGTGATAGCTGAAAATGATAAGGTGCTTCCCTCTTAGCTTATGTTATCCTCAAAGTTTGGCCCAGCCAAGTGAAGGTTATTTAATTTGAAGGTTCTCCAATTGTTTGCAGTAATTGTAAAAAAGTGGGTCATGCTACTACTAGTTGTGAGACCATTAAGGTTAACCATATGGGCTGGAGGAAAACGCATATGCCTTCTAGCTAGATGCAATCCTCTTCTCTTTGCAAGGAGAAGATAAAAAGGAGACTAGGAAAGAAATAGTGCAACCTCAGCGATACATATTTGAATGTCCTTCCCGTGCAAGGCCAAAAGGTAAAGCTCATAAGCTTCATGCATCTATACTTGGGGTGAGCCTATGGAAATCTTTATGACCAATAAGGTAGTGATCACCTTAATAACATCCTCACAACTAATTGTGGTGTTGGCAAGGTTAAAGGGCACATTGAATGACATGTATTTAAAGACAATAGGTAGAGGTTAAAGACACAACACTGAAAAAAAGTATCCTTATCCTTAAAAAAATGTGATTTGTTTTAATCTTATTAATTGTATTTATCCATTTGTCTCCTAAAAATTTATAATTTACATGGATAAAGATTTGTTGCTATCATCGTATACATCTTTCGATGTAACAAAtccaaaaaacaaaataaataatatatctAGAAACGAGATAAACTCTTTAATCTTTCTTAACATTTTCAAACCTCTTCTATTATTTATTCCTAtcttaaaattattaaatttaattcaatttttttttcgatAAAATTCATTTGTATAAGACCTAGTTTAAAGATAGGGTGAGGTTTACTTCATTACAATAGAAGCGTAGAGATGACTTTTCTTAAAGATTTATAACTTGCCTTTGATGTGGCCAAAGCCATCACACTTTTAGAAAACCGTCGAACCATGTTAAAGACTAAGTTGAGCATGCGCGAAGGACGCTAAACCAACAAAATAGAGAATCATTTCAAAAGGAACAACACTCTTTTTTATTATTAATTGAGGAAATGTTACGAGTCTCTTGATAAATAAGTTGAGACCACGCGCATCACTTTGAAAACCACTCATTTTTCTTCGACTAGCTGACCAAGATTGTCATTGTTTTTACATTTGCCATGAGAGAGTTGGAATTGACAAAGAATTCATCAACACTCATTTCACAGCGCTATTACAATACTGCCTCGCAGATTGCGTCCACATTCAAAATCCTCCATTTCttcctcattttccacatcaacaaATGCATTAGACAACGACGCAATGAGAGCAGAGTCATTTTCAATTACCTTTCCTAATTGAGACTCACAATCCGTCTCGAGCAACGAAACGTCACTTTCACTTTCCCCATGAAGAAGTTGTACCCACTTCATCTCTGCTTCTTCCAATGCCTCTGCAACTTCACAGAATTGCAAATCCCCTTCACAAGCGAAGCCACAAACCCTAAATTTGTTGTCCACCACTCGCCCTCTCACAAAATGCATGGCATGAATCATATCCCTCACACCCTCCCACTTGTTCGTCAATGGATCATAAATTTCACTAGATTTTAGACAATTACACTCTGTATACTCAGAATTCTGGGCACCCACATCAACGGAGCTCTCTCCACCTGCAACATAAACCTTCCCGTTAACTACTCCACATGCAAAATTTGCCCGGGCATCTTTCATGCCCTCCACGCAACTCCACCGATTTGTACGGGCGTTGAAGACGCTCACTTTGTTGGTCGCCGGAAAATTGGTACAATTGCTCTGCCATTCACAGCCGCCAATTACAAACAGTAGATCGCCAATTACTGCGCAGCTGAACCCACAGATAGGTCTGTGTTCTTCCCCCATTAACGGCAACGGCCACGACTCTGAATCCTGTACAGCTGCATTCCTGGCGAACCAGAGGATGTAGGGTCGATTCCCACGCTCGCACACCACAGCTGTGTAAACCCACGATTCCGTTACCTGCAGACATTTTCTCTGGGCGAAAAGAGTACGACTTATTACAGCTTCCCTCCAGGAGAGAGAAACTTTGGACATAGATTGAGAGTAAAATTGCCTTGGCACTCTCGCCAGAATTTGCAAGCTCACGTCGTAAGGCAATCCAGGAATGAGAGTCTCCTCCATCTCTCGCGTTTCAACTATCTTTCTACACTTATGTTCTGAAATCGAGAGTGGCATTACTTAAATAGAAGCGTATGGAGGTATGCTAGGATTTAAGAACAAGAATATAAATTCCAGATCTTATCTTTATTCAAGTGAAAGCTATACGAAACTGCTCTACTTAAATACAAACATATGAACCTGCTTACAAAGGAATTTTAATATAAGAAAATTATAAGTTCTAGAAAGTATGTTTATCAAGTGAGAGGTACAGGAAATAAGGTTACCCCTTCGGTGCATTATAATAATGTAAAGGAAGTCATTGTCCATCTCACAAATTGCCGATTCATTGAAATTGGAATATATTAGTCGGTTTGTCTgcactttaatttttctttttcgcCTCATCAATTTTTAAATATTGAAAACTGTCAAATTTACAATCTTGTAACACAAACGGGTGGAGAATAATGGTTCAAACATCGATTTGCCTTTCGTGTGGAAAAAATTGTAGATAGCCATcacatttatatttaaaaaaaatggttTGAGCGTAGAAGCATGTGAAAACCGAATATTTGAAATTGAGCATGTGCGAAGGAGGTTCAACAGACAAAACAGAGAATCATTATCAACCGTCAATTTTCTATTTTATATGCCATGCTGATTTGTTTAACAACGATTTTATGTGTCTATTGGTGTTTATCAGATTCAAATGAACGTGATTACGAATAGACTGTTGTTTGCTTCAGTTTATTCTATTTGTTTTTAATAAAGTGCGTctgtttttattttaatgtttggaAGTATTATAATGAATGATTTTTGCATTGATtaaggataaataggttttgaggggacccgaatcCCATATAactggttttgaagggacccaaaaccttcAGATTTTACTAGGATCTGGAACCCAATAAACAACGTTACCTATAGGAATAATCATCAGAAGACTAAAAAAGACTAGCCTCTAAAACAAACATAAGGGTTTTactaaggctcccttaaccttcgacTGATAACATGGGTTTTCCAGGCACCCATAACCTTCAAAGACACTAGACTACAACAGGTAGCCATACATTCAGGATCACGACTCATATGGTTTTGAACGACTCCCCTAACCAATAGCTTGGGTTTTGAACTGGCCCCCAAAACCAACAGagaagggttttcctaggctcccttaaCCTGTAACATAGATCTCAGGTTGTCAAAAAAAAAACCTatccttaaccaaaaaccaaaacagtAAGTGGTCAGGCCAGacccttgaaaactactagcatccaCCCTGcttgtgggttttacaaggctcccacaacctgaactagacatcaataaaataaactaaaaacaATAGTCAAGAGGGGGATTTTGAAAGGCCTCTCGAACCTTCATAGTGGGTTTTAAAGTGGCTCCCATAACCAGTAGGAGGGCACTCGCCACCACCCAACATCTGATCAACACTCATCTTCCAGCACGACacctctccacctcaataagaaaggaaaccacctcaaTAGGAGCTGGAAGGAAA encodes:
- the LOC131063191 gene encoding F-box/kelch-repeat protein At1g55270-like, whose amino-acid sequence is MEETLIPGLPYDVSLQILARVPRQFYSQSMSKVSLSWREAVISRTLFAQRKCLQVTESWVYTAVVCERGNRPYILWFARNAAVQDSESWPLPLMGEEHRPICGFSCAVIGDLLFVIGGCEWQSNCTNFPATNKVSVFNARTNRWSCVEGMKDARANFACGVVNGKVYVAGGESSVDVGAQNSEYTECNCLKSSEIYDPLTNKWEGVRDMIHAMHFVRGRVVDNKFRVCGFACEGDLQFCEVAEALEEAEMKWVQLLHGESESDVSLLETDCESQLGKVIENDSALIASLSNAFVDVENEEEMEDFECGRNLRGSIVIAL